TTTGCGGTAGGGCATGGTCTCGGAAAGCTGAAGAGTacggtttttaaattttttcatagatcTTTCAAGCGGTGTTATATGATGTTGTCAATATGACAACTGTTTCATAAATctgaatgtttaaaattttcgagaaacgTTTTACGAGCGATTGCTTTCCAGTTAAACGacagaaacaagaaaaaaagagatctGACTAAAAAATGATGccctttttggaatttgttgctcatgaattcttttttcttgtttatgtCATTGTCACATATTTAACTTACTTTTATAGCCATCTTCAGCCATTTTGAGAAACATTAAATAGCTGGGAATCGTTTCCAACATTGTGCCTTCTTGAGTCCAATACCTTGCAAAATCgtcattttccatattttcggTTAGTTGGTCTTGTTCTGTTGTTGTCTGAGAtgcagtttttattgaaaaaaaattaaatgcaaaTTGAATTTACCTCTACGACTACTATGTcttttgttgattttgtgTAGGAAATGTTTCGAAACTTGGATGAGATTATAATTGAGAGcactgtctgaaaaaatttgattaactGTTCTCAAATAtacttttagtttttgttttcaaggtTTTGAGACTTTCAGcatatttcaatatttaagaCGTACCACATTATGTCCAGCTTCTGTTAGAGAATCAGCAAGTTTTCCCATAAATGTAGAATGGCTGTGTCCAAAAGCTGGAGACACTACTAAATAGTTGAATCCCGAAGTATTCGAGATCGAAAGAACAAGCAACAAAATAATTAGTAAGTTCATGATTTGATAAGTAGACAACGAATTTGTGTCTCTGAACAACTTTCCCAGTCTCTTTTATAGATCTGTTAATGTGATTGATACTGTCACAAATTTCCCATTCTGTAGTTTGTGTTGATTATGCTACACTCCAATTATACAGtcacttttgaaaacatgatGTGAGTCAGAATAATCGCGAACAAACAGTTAGGTGGGTGGTAGCCCATAGTTGTCACCTGAATTGGTCTGAAAATTCCCGGCTGTctttgaaaatacaatttgttTATGGAAACGAAACATGTTCACGTGAAGATTTTGTGACTTCTTTCTGTTTTTGaacaatgaaaattaatgCTATGACACTATCCTAATTTCCATCGTAAAcagtttaattgaaaaaaaagattcgtTATAGCATGTTTGCACTTTTGATTGGCATTGGTGTGACTTGTTGTCTagaaatgatggattacgtgTTAATGATCGGAAACCGTTAAGTacatatttgaaattgaaaagtgaaaaatgggaacggaaatttcaaatcgccaatagtggtttttaattttctctgtttttatCTGTTGTCCTTAAACAGGTTATCAACTTGTTAACTCCGTAAAGACAAAAAACTGCACAGTAGGCAAGAGGAAAGCGGGCGAAGAGGGGGTAAGAGgcgctttttcaattttcgtataacattttttaaataatatcaGGTGAAATTCcaactgaaatatttcaacGCTGAATTCTTTCCCCTCCAGCTGAACTCCAAATCCGAGCGTGAACTAACATGGGtcttttgtttttaatcaGTTAGCTGTATCCTTTTACAagttctttattttcaaaatatttaccTTACTTTGAGAAAGCCggaacttttttcttaatcATCCTATAAGTAAAAAACAGCTATAAAAAGTTAATACGCGAACACCACAAGAAcacaatttgtaaaaatggGTTCTGTTCGAGAATATTATTTGACAAACTACACGAAATGTCCAAGATGTGACACATTTCTGTGCACCTGGCAAGAAGTTGCGTACACGTTTCATTCGATAACTATATTTTCTCTACCCTTCTACATTTTTGGAGGATACTGTATTTTATACAAAACTCCAAAGGAAATGAGCTcctatcgaatttttttatttaaatttttttatttgagaaatgTATTCCAGGACTTGTCTCGTGGACATTTTTCTCAATGTACTTGCTACGCCCTATCTGTTTTTCCCGACTCTCTCAGGATTTTCTGTCGGTTTACTCAACTTTTTGCGTGTCCCTCCAAAAATCCAAGTGTGGCTTGTGTTTCAGAGTTtaaattgttagtttttccTGGAATTCTAGAAATATAAATATGTCGATTATTATAAAAACACATTAACGGGTCGTTATAATATAGAAGCCAGTGTGCCAATGGAACGGTGTAGGGATCAGGCATACGTGCCTGGCGGATGCctgttttttattcagaataaTCTCCGCTCGTCGGCGCTTTAAGGctgatttggaatttttaccaCCTGCCGCTTTTTTCAAGAGCCGttcttttaatttaattcTTCAGGGATGTTATTCTCAATGACAATGCTTTTGGAAAACCGACACAACTCAATTCTATTCAATAGATTCCAAATAACTAAAAACCGAACTAAAATCATATATTATTTGGTTCGTTATCTATCGGGTCTAATATATTCTATGTCTTTACTATTCTTCATACCAGAAGATCAAAATTCCGCACTACTCCAAGTTCTAACCAAAATACCATGCCCGTCTCAAGAATTTTTCACGGCTTCCGATGTTTTTGTATTGTGTATCGATGAGAACTACGTCACGTTCCTGGCACTATTCACAGGGATTGGTGTCTTGACAGAGATAGctcaaattgtatttttcttagCGTGTTGTgtatattatttatttgtcTCGGTACGATCATTCGCTTCTAAAAAGACACGACAAATGCaagttaaatattttgcaagtataattttacaaatatcAATTCCAATGGGATTCATGATGCCTACCGTTCTCTACATATTCCTTTCTTTATCATACAAGTTTTATAATCAAGGTATTCaattttgctttgaaaaataaaaagtttaattaattAAGCTCTAACTAACTTATCAATACTTCATGCATCACTTCACGACTTGTTATCCACATTTATGGTACTTTTAATTCATGCTCCATACCGGCATTTtatcttttctttctttaaaaaattggatacaAGTGTATCGACTTCGGAAGTTCGAGATGAATCAGTGATGGCAACCCAAATTACTATTAAACAAGTTTCTATGTCTCCAGTTacaaattaagttttttttaatagcgTATATTTTCTACTAGATATATCGgaacattttaataaataattttcatttcaggtTTGTCtgctctttttcagaaaatggacATTTTTATCTTTGGAAAACCAccgttttcactttttctaaaaattttcggaaaccGTCAATAtcttttttgagtgttttttgaataaataatttaataaataaatacatagAAATTTAATTCCAAATACCGAATACAAACGTTTTGAAAaggttcaattaaaaaattaacgggcccttttgtttgtatttcttgaatttgcaaaaatgtaaaagatCTTGGAAAAAACAAACCTTTTTTGATATGAAGAAGTATGAGGACTTTGGATGTTTCTGGCTCTCCTGCAACTAAAAATTGGGAATAAGCTAAAGGGTAAAACTTGCCTGCCAGCATTTAGATTccagagattttttttggatagaGGAAACGAAAccttctaaaaattaataaaatttatgcATCGTGACGGCCAATGCCGTGTCTACGTCCTGCCGAAGTAtacattaatatttttcttcacttttaaAATGCTTTCAACAGTTTaattaaatatgaaataaaataaaaccttATGGAAATAAACTGTTTTAATATCAATCGCCGGAAGTTATATGTaccaaaattcataaaataaacAGTAACGTTTTACCAGTAAGCAGTCACGTAGGcagttccttttttttggaaaatgagtgaaagaataaaaagcatagcaaagtttttcaaagagGATTACTTTTGAAGCAATTGATAGTAGTAAAATACTGATTTGATGTCAAAGAAATAAACTATGCGATAGCAGAAACAGTTTCTGTTTTGCGagaaaaaactcaaagaaCAATCAAAAAGACAGGTGtgttttagttgaaaatttcagtgaacGACGAATCCGTAACATGAATAATAAATATGATTTCTCTGAATACTTACACAAAAGACCTGACTACTTCCACTACAAAAAACATGAACTATCTCTGATTATCCCATCGAAAATTGTGACTTATCATCTTGAACAAGTTGTTGCCCAAAGTGTGTTCTCTGCTGAAATGTTTCATATAAAGAGGAAAATGAATAACATGATTAACGTAGAAACAAACATGAAATTACTGTTCTGTTTGTTCTTCGCCCTGTGTTCCgattcttataattttttggttttttgtccACTTTTTGGGCATAGTCACACtacattttttgcgaaaatagCTGATACTTTAACATACGCAGGGCATAATGTGGTAAGtgataaacaaaattttgttgcataaaaagaatttaaaaGACTTTAAAATACCAATTATCTTCTTAGAgaccttttaaaaattctcacaaaaaaagCCTGTCTTCTTTTTGCATCAATcgtttcagacatttttcactCCAACAATTGTacggaagttttcaaaaatccagtaTGTCAAATCAATAACGCACGTTCTTCAACTAGATCCTAGTGATAGACTCGTCAAACTTGGAAGCATGTTTGAAGAGAAGGACGTATCCAAGTTTTGGTACCGTGACTCATCACTCTCCGAAATGCTCCCCATGATTGATACTTTCAATAATATGTTTGTTGAGCAAGCGGCTGTAATTAGTCGGAATCTGCATGTTTTGGATGATCTCAAAGAAATGAATTTCGATGTAAtgattttcgaacattttgtAGAACCTGCTTACCGTGAGTTGGAAAACACTATAATgcttatcaaatttttctggttttcagTGGTGCTTGACTATTTGGAGATTCAAAAGTTTATACCTGCAACATCTCTAGCTTTTGATTACAACATGGTGAAATCCATTGGAGAACCCCTGATGCTGAGTACAGTTCCTTGTAAGTTTCCATGGAAATTTGGATATCTAGTCACTAAGTTATTTAATTAAGTGCCTATATATTTTAAGGTcaagaataaaaattgcaaaaataactaaactgattttttaaaattaatttatttattttcagtgccAACGTCAGAATATTCTGACAGAATGTCTCTACCTCAAAGGCTGATTAATGCAATCAatcctttaatttttgacaatttgatcccaaaaaacaaatatcgGTCATATCGTCCACCATATGCACCAATTAACACCAAATCCATTGAGCCATTTTGCTCGGCAGTATTCACAAATTCCAATCCATACATCGACTATCCACGTGCAActcttgaaaaaaacgttcaagtTGGAGGCATTTCAGTTGATATTGATAAACTGAAAAGCCAAAAAGTTAGCAACGAATGGGATGCAGTGCTTAATTTAAGACCGAAAACTGTTCTAGTCTCGTTTGGCTCAATTATGTTGTCAAAAGATATGCCAATCAATAATAAGTAAGATTATTAATaggaaatatcaaaatttagccaattttcagaataacaATAGCTACAGTATTGGGCAAGTTTCCCGATGTGacttttatttggaaatacGAGACAAACGATACAAGTTTTGCCAATGGAACTGAGAATATTCACTTTTCTAATTGGGTGCCACAAACTGCACTTTTAGGTTAGCATTGGTTACTGAAAAGGTAAAATGCCAAATTAATTATTACAGCTGACCCACGTCTAAGTGCATTCTTTACTCATGCTGGTTTAGGAAGTGTTAATGAAGTCAGTTACCTGGGGAAACCAACTATTATGGTAGGCTGTTTTCacaatataaaacattttaaattgcaCATGTTTAGTGTCCAATATTTGCTGATCAAATGAGAAATGCCAAAATGCTGGCAAGGCATAATGGATCAATCGAGATTTCGAAGTACGATTTGTCAAATGGAGATAAAATTGAAGAAGCATTGAGTAAAATATTGTTTGATGAATCGTAAGTTTCCAAAATCTGCAGTTTTGTAATTGAGGTTACAGGTACAAAACTGCGGCGGAAAAGCTGGCGCATCAGCTTGCAAATCAGCCTGTGAAGCCAAAGGAGTTGCTAGTCAGGCATGCGGAGTTTGCGGCTCAGTAAGTCGATAGTTCAGAGAGCTTCTGATTcttcctaattttttaatcaaacatTGCACATTTTAAGGCTACTCAAGTTTGAAACGTTTAATACAATAATTTCAGGTTTGGCCATCTTCCATCTTTGGACCCACATTCTCGTCAGATGTCATTTATTCAATATTTCCTAATTGATCTTACTGCCATAATACTTTCCActgtaattttatttctattcGTCCTGtttaaattaggaaaactAATGTATAGCAAACTGCCTTTTAATTTGTCCTTGGTCAAACAAAAGACTAACTAAATCTTATTTTATTCCACAATTACGGTGTTTATTGTGTTCATTTTTGTTATGCTTTAAATAAACTTATTCTGATAGGGACACTTGCGGAATGCCACTTCTCGGTCAATGGTTGTCTTCATAAACTTGACGGAAATCAACCAAAAGCAATTTCCCATGTTCTGAACACTGGAACGACATTGCCTTTACAAAGTGAGAATTACAGCTCAACGATTTTCTGggtacttttaatttttctgcattttcttgTCTCATGATTGTAGTTTTCACAAATCCCAATTATTATTTCACGAAAACGTTCAAAGTTTTATACATAGTACCCTCTGTTCTCGCGCGTTTTTTTAGCTCATAGAATAGTTGAAATTCAGGAAGTGTCATAAGATCGAGAAAACTGCAATAATCTATGCATGATAACGATGGTGTTGAATTGTTTCTTTTCTACAGAGAACGGATATTACTTCTTTTTGCAAAGGATTTTTTGTCTAGAAACTTCCGATCTACAATCCCATACTTTAGCACGTATTTCTGTTTTTGGTAGCGTCTCCCATGCTTTTGAAAGTTCATACATACCAGTTTATCACCAAAAAAAGGTTCCTTGTTAGCCTGGTCACGTAATGCAAATATAACTGCTTGATATGTTCTAAAGTGCTTTTTTTCGTGGGAAATATGATATGTTTCTGTTTTGATCAGTTGCTGTTGCTGCTGCACAACTCAACTTGTGTGAAGAAAATTAGagcaacgttttttttcggtttcagaTTTCATATGTGTCGAGGTTTCAAAACTTGTGTAAAATGTCTGGCAGTcgattgacaaaaattttagtttggTTTTCGggcttttcaaaaactatgatgttttaggttttttgtggattttagGTTTTAGGTTTCCTTTCCATGTCTTCAGTTTCGACGAAAATTGAGTATTTTGAGGTCAAAAATCGGAGTTTGAACTacactttaatatttttggcaaaaaaaattgcaacttcTTCTAACCTATACATTTTAGCTTTCTAACAAACTTCCAGTTTTTCTAACGactattgtaatttttttgcaaactttaaGTTTCATTTCCTGACAACTGCGCAGGTTTCTGAAACATCATTGCAACTTTTGACTAATGTAAGTTTATAAaggtgtgtgtgtttttttttaagtttctggAGTTTGTTACACTCGAGTTGTGTGTGTTGTTAGTCTTACAtaataagaaaacattttttccaactacTGTACATCACTAAACATTTCAATAAGTTGTTTAACTCACAACAAGGGTACATTAGTATATGTTTTCTCTTTGATCCAAGCTTTAGATCGATACTCCCCAAATAATGCACAAAATGCCAATCTGCATGGAATTGGCAGAACGTACGCGGGAGCTAAACATTACCCAAGTCTAACCAATTTCTGAACCAaccttaaatttttgaagtcagATTTGGGTAAGGAGTTGTTACCAAATAGGCAAAACCAAATAGGGATATAGGCAAAATcgaaatactttttgaaatttaaaatgttactTTACTTTTCGTAACACCTAGCATTCATTTTCTCCTTTCCATCCTACTCTAATTGCTATTTTTGCCTTCTGTCATTCCCGATAGGAAGCATATGCTGTCGTCGTCGGTTTCCTGTACACTGCTCCCAAATTCATCGGTTCTTCAGCTTCGGCGcagttcttttttctttctgcaTAGTTCATCCATTTCTCGCCTACCAACCACTTAATCCCTCCTAAAAAGTTTCTGAATAATTCAACGCCTAATGCGTGAGGGACGCGCTCCGTCAAATTAGTTTTATGGTTTTTGGCTTCAGTGTTTTAGTGTTAGTTTTGGATTTCAATCGACtccatttttattcgattCTTTGAAAGGAAACTGAACCTCATTAGTGCAATGGACACCACCACTTGACGCTTGATAAATGAAGGTTTGGAGAGAGCTTGAAAGAGCTTGAAGTGAGCTCAAAATGGATCCAGTACGCGGTCGAAGGTCGTTCCATTGCCCTCCTATTCATTCATCATATCTTAGCCGGGGCCGAGTCGTTTCGGTCGTTACCACATCATAAACAAGATCCCCACTActgctcttcttcttttttttgtttttctactACTAAACATACATACCTCGAGGGAGACAGAACACGACGACTCATTGAGCACACCGGGGGCCACTCAATACACCTTGGTAGAATTGAATTTAGACAGCCGCTTAGGATCTTCTTCtattctttttctctctcgaAACAACTTCATTTCTAACTTACTAAGGTCTCACAAAGAAGCTGATGATTCTCTcgttttcttccattttccgtcttcctcttcttccGCCCGTTTTACTGACTCAGTTTGCAGATAATAGAATAACAGGCAAAACCAAATTGAGGGTGGGTGGGGCGCGTGAGGGTGGGGGGAGACAGGCGGAACAAGATGAAAAGAAGGTCCTTTTCCGGGAAAAAATACTTATCAACTTACTTGACACGTTCTTCATAGATGTATGTTTTAGAACGGAAGGGGGCAGAATCTAGAAAGTTCGTGAGATGAATAGTTCAACTTTTTCTGATAGCTACGGTATTCTATAGTATTAGATAGCGACAAAAAATGTCATGCATCACCCGACACCTAACGGATGATGGTTTTATCTTAAGAGGGCAGGATGAACGCGGCTCCAGGCAGATGTCGGGAGCAATGGTCCCGTTTTGTGAAACCCGCTCAGCACAAAATACATCATAATTGGTTTTCTAGGCAGCTTTGCGCAGGCAGTTTTGTAGTTTCATTTGACCTATGTAAACctaatttgaagaaatatgaTGTCACTCATGTTCTACTGAAATCGCAGCGTAAACTTATTGTGGGTGCCATCGAATatctagaaattcaaattgccacttttttcagaagtcaAAAAAAGTCACCGTACTCGTAATGGGCACCTTTCGTGGAATATATTGGATCCTGAAGTTTATATTTCTGCAACTGACTTTCtcagaaattctcaaaatcctGATAGACATTCATTATATACTTTTTGCCCAGTTTCAGACAGTTTCTTAACCAAATTTTATCCAAGTATCGTCTATCTTCGATTATTCTGTTGCAAGTTATCTGAGCAAACTTTGGCCAACTTTAAacaaagttttgccaaaagtttttatcaattttggtCATGACTAGAAAATGCGACGCACCTATTATATTCACGTGTGTTGCCGTCTTCTGAACCAATTTTATTAGGCCCAATTGGCCTATACTTATCAAGGTAGACCTTGTGAAAAGATGACAGTGATGCTAatatagattttcaaattttaattccttgtttttattttagctTTTAAAAGCACTAGAAAACCTAGACTTTGAATTATCAATATATTTCCTGTTTGCTTGTTCACTCTCATATTAGGATTTCCTTAtcaatttctattaaaattgtATCCAGTTCTACAAAAAAACAGATTACGCTATCATCGTCTCCAAATCgtgttttcattcatttctaaattttcagaaagctgGAATTCTCACGATCTAGGTCAAACCCAAATCTAGGAAAGTGCAGTCACTTCAGAATACATCGTTCTCCGTGTGAGAACCTCTTTTTGTGCTCACGAGCTTTGCCTCCAAAACTCTTTTGTTCGAGCTTCCACATCTCTTACCACACATTCGTCTCAAATATAATGACGTTTTTCCGGACTGTTCCTGTTCCACCTCCCGTccttttatacttttttgggTGTTTTGCCAACACCCAAAATGTTTATCTTCCGGATAAACTTCCTCCAGATGTACGCGCTTCAATTGCTTTTGGTTTATattctttattatttttccttctccttttcttttctccGCCACTCCCAGATGATCATCTGGACTGACTGGAATGGCAGACAAATAAACAATCttccattcaaaattttgtgcttGCATGTTCTTGCTACTACGGCTCCTTCTCTCTGTATTTGACATCTACTTTATGAAGAAATGCTACTTTCTCTCCTTTTTGCGGCTTCTTTTTATTCTATTCACCCTTCAACACTAcgtcattaaaaattagtcgAGATTCTATAGGGGAATGTCCTTCCTGAATGCCACATCATGCATAAATATGTTCgtctttttttgaaggaaatatGAAATTCAGAAGAGTAGCTGGAAAGAAGAATGGCAAGGATTTGCAtagaattctgaatttttgcagTGAAACTGCGTTGAgttcttagttttttttttgaagtgaagCCAGTAGAGAAAATAGTTATTAAAATAAGATTGGTTATAGGTGGAAAATCGTTTTGTGGGACACCTTTAGGTGATCAACatatcaaaaagtcaaaaagtggcatcTATCAAGTTCataataaatatattcattAGTTGgtcataataattttcaagaaacatccaaaaatgtttccacaaatttcacttttaaaatatgtttgtaATTATTACTCAAAAGCCtaagaaataatgaaaaatattaattttgccTGTGGTTTTTTTGGCTCCAAGTATATTAAAGTATATTAAGGCACCTTACCCCTTGCTGCTAATTCACATTGGTTTTAAGTAAATTGAGgtctaataaaattttgcattttatttttgaaagtattgTGATGGTGAAACGTGGctttaatacaaattttgcGTGCACATTGTATTCAgtaaatttcaatgtttggTAAAGGTGGGCTCAGGAGATTCCGaggaatatttaatttcaagaataaggtttttgagacaatttaccgcatgaaaaaaatctgtctcggcctaaatttgtttttctttccacCGCACCTCCGCCAAAGTTTTCATTACATCCAAGTAGCCGACATCCACATTACACACTATATCCATCACCTCCACGCTGTCCTTTACATCATTCTCAAACAATTGTTTACTTTTCAACGACTTTATCACCAATCGGATGTCCTCTTCCCTGCcactttgaacttttttgcacT
This is a stretch of genomic DNA from Caenorhabditis elegans chromosome V. It encodes these proteins:
- the ugt-36 gene encoding glucuronosyltransferase (Partially confirmed by transcript evidence), which encodes MINVETNMKLLFCLFFALCSDSYNFLVFCPLFGHSHTTFFAKIADTLTYAGHNVTFFTPTIVRKFSKIQYVKSITHVLQLDPSDRLVKLGSMFEEKDVSKFWYRDSSLSEMLPMIDTFNNMFVEQAAVISRNLHVLDDLKEMNFDVMIFEHFVEPAYLVLDYLEIQKFIPATSLAFDYNMVKSIGEPLMLSTVPLPTSEYSDRMSLPQRLINAINPLIFDNLIPKNKYRSYRPPYAPINTKSIEPFCSAVFTNSNPYIDYPRATLEKNVQVGGISVDIDKLKSQKVSNEWDAVLNLRPKTVLVSFGSIMLSKDMPINNKITIATVLGKFPDVTFIWKYETNDTSFANGTENIHFSNWVPQTALLADPRLSAFFTHAGLGSVNEVSYLGKPTIMCPIFADQMRNAKMLARHNGSIEISKYDLSNGDKIEEALSKILFDESYKTAAEKLAHQLANQPVKPKELLVRHAEFAAQFGHLPSLDPHSRQMSFIQYFLIDLTAIILSTVILFLFVLFKLGKLMYSKLPFNLSLVKQKTN
- the srh-83 gene encoding Serpentine Receptor, class H (Predicted), which encodes MGSVREYYLTNYTKCPRCDTFLCTWQEVAYTFHSITIFSLPFYIFGGYCILYKTPKEMKMYSRTCLVDIFLNVLATPYLFFPTLSGFSVGLLNFLRVPPKIQVWLVFQSLNWMLFSMTMLLENRHNSILFNRFQITKNRTKIIYYLVRYLSGLIYSMSLLFFIPEDQNSALLQVLTKIPCPSQEFFTASDVFVLCIDENYVTFLALFTGIGVLTEIAQIVFFLACCVYYLFVSVRSFASKKTRQMQVKYFASIILQISIPMGFMMPTVLYIFLSLSYKFYNQALTNLSILHASLHDLLSTFMVLLIHAPYRHFIFSFFKKLDTSVSTSEVRDESVMATQITIKQVSMSPVTN